TGATGTAGCGGTGCAGATTATCAACGAACAGGCGCATGGCACGAGAACGCATATGCTGCGATGCCCCTGCACTATGGGAGGTCAAAACCACATTTGGTTCTGTCCATAGCGGGCTATCCGCCGGACACGGTTCGGTGTAAGTAACATCTAACCCCGCTCCAGCGAGTTTGCCGCTGCGGAGTGCTGCAATCATCGCATCTTCATCAATCACTTTACCTCGGCTAACATTGACAAGATAGCTTCCATCCGGTAAAAGATTAAACTGCTCGTGCGATAGAAGTTTGTGAGTTTGAGGAGTACTTGGACAACAGACCATCACGACATTGGACTGTGTCATAAACTCCGAAAGCCAATCCAGTCTGCCCAGTTCATCGACACAATCCGGTTTCTCCATCGGCTCCGAATCAACTGCGATGACCTTAAACTCAAACGCCTTTGCCCGCGCTGCAATCGCTCGACCGATGCCACCAAGCCCCAAAATTCCCATGGTCATCCCCGCCAATTCAATGCACGGGACGCGCTCCCAGTGTTTCTCCTTCATGAATTCCAGTTGTGCCGGAATGCTACGCGTCAGGGAGAGCAGAAGTGCGAAGGCGTGCTCAGAAATTTGTAAGCCATACAGTTTCTGACAGTTGGTCAAAATTACATCGCTTGCCTTGAAGGCAGGATACATCGTACCTTCAACGCCTGCTGAAGGTTGCTGCACCCAGCGTAAAGCTTTGGCTTTGGGAAGATCTGCTTCACGGATCCCGCCGTAAATAATCTCGGCATCTGGGAGGTGATCGTCCAATGCCTCACCCGGCGCTAGGAACTGAATATCTACCTCTGATGGTGCATCTTTAAGTATGGCTTCAACTTCGGGATCTTCACGTCTTGACATTAACACCT
This genomic stretch from Candidatus Poribacteria bacterium harbors:
- a CDS encoding D-2-hydroxyacid dehydrogenase, translating into MSKRKVLMSRREDPEVEAILKDAPSEVDIQFLAPGEALDDHLPDAEIIYGGIREADLPKAKALRWVQQPSAGVEGTMYPAFKASDVILTNCQKLYGLQISEHAFALLLSLTRSIPAQLEFMKEKHWERVPCIELAGMTMGILGLGGIGRAIAARAKAFEFKVIAVDSEPMEKPDCVDELGRLDWLSEFMTQSNVVMVCCPSTPQTHKLLSHEQFNLLPDGSYLVNVSRGKVIDEDAMIAALRSGKLAGAGLDVTYTEPCPADSPLWTEPNVVLTSHSAGASQHMRSRAMRLFVDNLHRYIKGESLVNLVDKQKGY